Proteins encoded together in one Synechococcus sp. BL107 window:
- a CDS encoding NADPH-dependent assimilatory sulfite reductase hemoprotein subunit, translated as MDVAEPQTNSLSKAEQRKLDSDHLREPLLTELGNDEVRFSEDAVQLLKFHGSYQQHHRELRKTDKVRSWQMMLRLRSPGGRIPAQLFLALDELSNRIGDGTLRTTTRQAFQMHGIPKADLKEVIGTIVRNLGSTLAACGDINRNVMAPPAPFEKGGYPAARQLADEIADLLSPEAAEGSYLDLWVDGDLSYRFKPSKAVKQVRKRQSEGGVFSGSEAEPLYGDTYLPRKFKVGVTVPGDNSIDLLTQDIGLVVFTHPSGELKGCNVYVGGGMGRTHNKDETFARIADPLGYVAAEHVLDVVQSILALQRDHGDRIIRPHARMKYLLHDKGIQWFRQTLQRDYFKAELTGLRNEPKPKLLDYLGWHRQRAGLWFVGLPLLCGRLEGELKQGLRQLVETYQLEIRLTANQDLLLCNIGTAQRAGIRSALAELGFEVPESPAPLARHAIACPALPTCGLAITESERILPNVLDRLDAQLRRLEIEKSLLVRMTGCPNGCARPYMAELALVGNGVNQYQLWLGGTPNLQNLARPYVEKLPLKDLEQTIEPLLLSWKAAGGRRSFGDHINKLGDQGVAELLPTSA; from the coding sequence CGAAGACGCTGTTCAGCTCCTCAAATTTCATGGCAGCTACCAGCAGCACCACAGGGAACTCAGAAAAACCGACAAGGTCCGTAGTTGGCAAATGATGCTGCGGCTTCGCAGCCCGGGTGGTCGAATCCCTGCCCAGTTGTTTTTAGCCCTCGATGAGCTCTCCAACCGTATTGGAGATGGAACCCTTCGGACCACAACCCGGCAGGCCTTCCAGATGCACGGGATCCCAAAGGCTGATCTGAAAGAGGTGATCGGCACCATCGTGCGCAACTTGGGATCCACCCTTGCTGCCTGTGGCGACATCAACAGAAATGTGATGGCGCCGCCTGCCCCTTTTGAAAAAGGTGGATACCCCGCAGCTCGGCAGCTAGCTGACGAGATTGCCGACCTACTCAGTCCAGAAGCGGCTGAAGGTTCGTATCTCGACCTTTGGGTAGATGGCGATCTCAGCTATCGCTTCAAACCATCCAAGGCGGTGAAACAGGTACGCAAGCGCCAGTCGGAAGGTGGGGTCTTCTCCGGAAGTGAGGCTGAACCTCTTTATGGAGACACCTACTTACCGAGGAAATTCAAAGTCGGCGTCACCGTGCCAGGCGACAACTCCATCGATCTGCTCACGCAAGACATCGGATTGGTGGTCTTTACCCATCCATCTGGGGAGTTGAAAGGTTGCAACGTTTATGTGGGCGGTGGTATGGGACGCACCCACAACAAAGATGAGACGTTCGCTCGCATCGCTGATCCCCTCGGATACGTAGCAGCAGAGCACGTCTTAGACGTGGTTCAGTCGATCCTTGCGCTACAGCGAGATCATGGCGATCGGATCATCCGGCCCCACGCCCGAATGAAATATTTGCTGCACGACAAAGGGATTCAATGGTTCCGCCAGACGTTGCAGCGGGATTATTTCAAGGCTGAGCTCACAGGACTCCGTAACGAACCCAAACCCAAACTTCTCGACTATCTGGGTTGGCACCGTCAGCGGGCCGGGCTCTGGTTTGTGGGACTACCCCTGCTTTGCGGGCGGTTGGAAGGAGAACTGAAACAAGGGCTTCGACAGCTCGTGGAGACCTATCAACTGGAAATCAGGCTCACGGCGAACCAGGATTTACTGCTCTGCAACATCGGAACCGCGCAACGCGCCGGCATTCGATCGGCACTAGCTGAACTGGGCTTTGAAGTACCGGAGTCGCCGGCACCCTTGGCCCGACACGCGATTGCCTGTCCAGCTCTGCCGACATGCGGTTTAGCGATTACAGAATCCGAGCGGATTCTTCCCAATGTGTTGGATCGACTCGATGCCCAGCTCAGGCGACTGGAGATTGAGAAATCCCTACTGGTGCGTATGACTGGCTGCCCCAATGGTTGTGCTCGGCCGTACATGGCTGAGCTCGCCTTGGTGGGGAATGGGGTGAATCAATACCAGCTCTGGCTAGGAGGTACTCCGAATTTGCAAAATCTGGCACGCCCTTACGTGGAGAAGCTTCCACTCAAGGATCTAGAGCAAACCATTGAGCCACTGTTGCTGAGCTGGAAAGCTGCTGGTGGCCGTCGAAGTTTTGGAGATCACATCAACAAACTTGGCGATCAAGGGGTTGCTGAATTGCTTCCTACTTCCGCGTAG